A single Tenacibaculum sp. 190524A02b DNA region contains:
- a CDS encoding 4'-phosphopantetheinyl transferase family protein: protein MCNIIYVQYVHNCKPLTKKLWDKGLQLIPKEFHTSINKFRFWNDRQASLLGKLLLQKAFKNLSINKSLNDIQYTKYNKPYIEDTISFNISHSGEYVVCAYVKEKNALGIDVEKINKEINIDDFSTVLNSSEKNNIVKSTSPFDEFYKIWTIKESVCKADGRGLNFPLQTIKIHSDCIHQETKRWYYKNIDIHNDYKCHLVTSEKDFTLDISMLTNKELFEM from the coding sequence ATGTGTAATATAATATATGTACAGTATGTGCATAACTGTAAGCCTCTAACCAAAAAATTATGGGATAAAGGCTTACAGTTAATACCTAAAGAGTTTCATACCTCAATAAATAAATTTAGGTTTTGGAATGATCGTCAAGCTAGCTTATTAGGTAAGCTTTTATTACAAAAAGCATTTAAAAACTTATCAATAAATAAGTCGCTTAATGATATTCAGTATACAAAATATAATAAACCATACATAGAGGATACGATCTCTTTTAATATTTCCCATTCAGGAGAATACGTGGTTTGTGCTTATGTTAAAGAGAAAAATGCTTTGGGTATTGATGTAGAAAAAATAAATAAAGAAATAAATATTGACGATTTTTCTACTGTTTTAAATAGTTCAGAAAAGAACAATATTGTAAAGTCGACCTCTCCATTTGATGAGTTTTATAAAATCTGGACAATTAAAGAATCGGTATGTAAGGCAGATGGAAGAGGATTGAACTTTCCGCTACAAACTATTAAAATTCATTCAGATTGTATTCATCAAGAAACTAAAAGATGGTATTATAAAAACATTGACATTCATAATGATTATAAATGTCATTTAGTTACTTCTGAAAAAGATTTTACATTGGATATAAGTATGCTTACAAACAAAGAACTGTTTGAAATGTAA
- a CDS encoding aspartate kinase — MEVLKFGGTSVSSKRSLENMLQIIKGYDLEESPLIIVVSALKGITNELVNLINLLIKHDEEYKLTLEIIKNKHYDFIDTLFDNEPVDLLNDIEYTYKNLIDVTSEIYASKEVQNKDHDSLLSFGELFSARIITAYLQDNGLGFLFKDARSLILTDDTHRSAKVNWELTKEAVTSFFHKNKESYVITGFIASSIYGDTTTLGRGGSDYTATILGTLLKAEKVTKWTDVNGIMTADPNKVSKANSLSNITYDELKSLSKFGANVLVHPESIDELSKHNIPFLIRNTFNCEFTGTQVINQYFSPQKALSLHQSCSLVSFEKEWSLPKELIKEILDKNYLFFRMKTPSSNERSYYVVADECVNFFDKDTCKNESSLPLLSSVKNIEIVKRNIALITITSQSMDKKQELGRIKTLLNTNGISILGSRLFFNSISLIFEKGNFQEVLTLLHEELSEAILEDGLIL, encoded by the coding sequence ATGGAAGTTTTGAAATTTGGAGGAACTTCAGTAAGTTCTAAAAGATCTTTAGAGAATATGCTGCAAATAATTAAAGGTTATGATTTAGAGGAATCGCCATTAATAATAGTAGTATCAGCTTTAAAAGGAATAACAAATGAATTAGTAAACCTAATTAATTTACTAATTAAGCATGATGAAGAGTATAAACTCACCCTTGAAATAATAAAAAATAAACATTATGATTTTATTGATACTTTATTTGATAATGAGCCTGTTGATTTATTAAATGATATTGAATATACTTATAAAAACCTAATTGATGTAACGAGTGAAATATATGCTAGTAAAGAGGTGCAAAATAAAGATCATGATAGCTTACTAAGTTTTGGAGAGTTATTTTCAGCTAGAATAATAACTGCCTATTTGCAGGATAATGGGTTAGGTTTTTTATTTAAAGACGCTAGAAGCTTAATTTTAACTGATGATACTCATAGGAGTGCAAAGGTTAATTGGGAATTAACAAAAGAAGCTGTAACTTCATTTTTTCATAAGAATAAAGAAAGCTATGTTATAACCGGGTTTATAGCTAGTTCTATATATGGAGATACTACTACGTTAGGTAGAGGAGGATCTGATTATACAGCAACTATATTAGGTACATTATTGAAGGCAGAAAAAGTAACTAAATGGACAGATGTGAATGGTATTATGACTGCTGATCCTAATAAGGTGTCTAAAGCAAATTCATTAAGTAATATTACCTATGATGAGCTTAAAAGCTTGTCAAAATTTGGAGCAAATGTTTTAGTGCATCCTGAGTCTATTGATGAACTTTCAAAGCACAATATACCTTTTTTAATTAGAAATACATTTAATTGTGAGTTTACAGGAACTCAAGTTATAAACCAATATTTTTCTCCTCAAAAAGCGCTGTCATTACACCAGTCATGCAGTCTTGTAAGTTTTGAAAAAGAATGGAGTTTGCCTAAAGAGCTAATTAAGGAAATTTTAGATAAAAACTATTTGTTTTTTAGAATGAAAACTCCTAGTAGTAATGAAAGATCCTACTATGTTGTGGCAGATGAATGTGTTAATTTTTTTGATAAAGACACGTGTAAGAACGAAAGTAGTTTACCCTTACTTTCTAGCGTAAAAAATATTGAAATTGTAAAGAGAAATATTGCATTAATTACAATTACAAGTCAAAGTATGGATAAAAAGCAAGAATTAGGAAGGATTAAAACCTTATTAAATACTAATGGTATTAGTATTTTGGGGTCTAGATTATTCTTTAATTCCATTTCTTTGATATTTGAAAAAGGTAACTTTCAAGAAGTATTAACATTATTGCATGAAGAATTGTCTGAAGCTATTTTGGAAGACGGTTTGATACTATAA
- a CDS encoding UpxY family transcription antiterminator: MKYANGWHVIYVRSRWEKKVYESLKEISLESFFPQVKTLKQWSDRKKVILKPLLPSYVFVNLNSPTELHKALSVNGACSYIRFGKEYARVTEKEIDKMKMLVGDDNILGVEANNELPKVGEVRKITNGPLNGFDCEVLKVNNTRKIIVRIESLRQNFTATVPVDYMSGILEFA, from the coding sequence ATGAAATATGCTAACGGTTGGCATGTGATATATGTCAGATCACGTTGGGAAAAGAAAGTCTATGAATCTTTAAAAGAGATAAGTTTAGAGTCATTTTTTCCACAAGTAAAAACACTAAAACAATGGAGTGATCGCAAAAAAGTGATATTAAAGCCATTGTTGCCTTCTTATGTGTTTGTTAACCTAAATTCACCTACAGAGTTGCATAAAGCTTTATCTGTAAACGGAGCCTGTTCTTATATACGTTTTGGTAAAGAATATGCTAGAGTTACAGAAAAAGAAATAGATAAAATGAAAATGTTAGTAGGAGATGATAATATTTTAGGCGTTGAAGCTAATAATGAGCTACCTAAAGTAGGAGAGGTTAGAAAAATAACTAATGGGCCTTTAAATGGCTTTGATTGTGAGGTTTTAAAAGTAAATAATACTCGAAAAATTATTGTTAGAATAGAGTCATTAAGACAAAATTTTACAGCAACTGTACCAGTAGATTATATGTCTGGTATTCTAGAATTTGCATAA